A genomic segment from Candidatus Eisenbacteria bacterium encodes:
- a CDS encoding PorV/PorQ family protein has protein sequence MRWLVKSLSVIVLLGIAGAAQAQGTGRSLDIQPGGRQNGMGGTGAALTEDATGASWWNPAGLGFISNSSIEWTFAQLVPTLATDVTYNYGSYVQPVGGWGAFGIGFVFLSYGESQRTDTSGNVTGTFGSHELSPAVSYGIRLLPDFAVGATLKYVRIQLAPDDLSGIGSTFGVDIASLYRLPVARLSLGVNIQNLGPSVTFINENKSDPLGRNVKVGAAWQALADKSYGLTLAADFNQSLVTDEFRTYNAGLEFKYADQIAGRLGYMSDPLGDISDVTYGLGLVFKGLALDWGSIPQARNSDLGTVQKLTLGYRF, from the coding sequence ATGCGCTGGTTGGTTAAATCGTTGTCCGTCATCGTGTTGCTCGGCATCGCCGGTGCTGCGCAGGCGCAGGGAACCGGCCGCTCACTCGATATCCAGCCCGGCGGCCGCCAGAACGGCATGGGCGGAACGGGCGCCGCGCTGACCGAGGACGCCACCGGAGCGAGCTGGTGGAACCCCGCCGGGCTCGGGTTCATCTCCAATTCCAGCATCGAGTGGACCTTCGCCCAGCTGGTTCCGACTCTGGCGACCGACGTCACGTACAACTACGGCAGCTACGTCCAGCCGGTCGGCGGATGGGGAGCCTTCGGCATCGGCTTCGTGTTCCTGTCCTACGGCGAAAGCCAGCGCACCGACACCTCGGGCAATGTGACCGGCACCTTCGGTTCGCACGAGCTGTCGCCCGCGGTGTCCTACGGTATTCGCCTGCTGCCGGACTTCGCGGTCGGTGCAACGCTCAAGTACGTGCGCATCCAGCTTGCGCCCGATGATCTGTCGGGGATCGGATCCACCTTCGGCGTCGACATCGCGTCGCTCTACCGACTGCCGGTCGCGCGCCTGAGCCTCGGGGTCAACATTCAGAATCTCGGGCCGAGCGTGACCTTCATCAACGAGAACAAGTCGGATCCGCTCGGCCGCAACGTCAAGGTCGGCGCGGCCTGGCAGGCGCTGGCCGACAAGAGCTACGGACTCACGCTGGCGGCCGACTTCAACCAGTCGCTGGTCACCGACGAGTTCCGCACCTACAACGCGGGGCTCGAGTTCAAGTATGCGGACCAGATCGCAGGGCGGCTCGGCTACATGTCGGATCCGCTCGGCGACATCAGCGACGTGACGTACGGGCTCGGACTGGTATTCAAGGGTCTGGCGCTCGACTGGGGCAGCATCCCGCAGGCGCGCAACTCGGACCTCGGAACCGTCCAGAAGCTCACGCTCGGCTACCGGTTCTGA